Proteins co-encoded in one Synechococcus elongatus PCC 6301 genomic window:
- a CDS encoding SIMPL domain-containing protein: MTETRHWAERLLHPHHFVVGLTILTLGLAWTGNTVVSNLRRGSDRLTVTGASTQRVTSDRVTWRITVNRQAATLAAAYEALQPDLDRTVRFLEANGVQATEIQRGVINSFPIYQTLPNGTNTNEVAAYRASQVLTIESKEVVRIQGLSQEIGQLLTEGVNLEIAPPAYTFSKLPEYRVELLAQATEDARKRAAAIAQQGGSQLAAIASAETGVFQITAPNSTDVGDGGSYDTSTIEKDMTAVISVSFRLN, translated from the coding sequence ATGACCGAAACTCGCCACTGGGCCGAGAGATTACTGCATCCGCATCATTTTGTTGTTGGGCTGACGATTTTAACGCTGGGCCTCGCTTGGACGGGCAACACGGTTGTCAGCAACCTGCGCCGCGGTAGCGATCGCCTCACGGTGACTGGCGCGAGTACGCAGCGCGTCACGTCTGATCGCGTGACTTGGCGAATTACCGTCAACCGACAAGCGGCGACCTTGGCCGCAGCCTACGAAGCCCTCCAGCCCGATCTCGATCGCACAGTTCGCTTTTTGGAAGCCAATGGCGTTCAAGCCACAGAAATTCAGCGCGGTGTGATCAACTCCTTCCCGATTTACCAAACCCTGCCCAACGGCACCAACACCAACGAAGTGGCAGCCTATCGGGCCAGCCAAGTGCTGACCATTGAGAGCAAGGAAGTAGTCCGTATTCAAGGCTTGTCACAGGAAATTGGGCAACTCTTAACCGAGGGTGTCAATCTCGAAATTGCCCCACCGGCCTACACCTTCAGCAAGCTGCCAGAGTACCGGGTTGAACTACTTGCGCAGGCAACGGAAGATGCCCGAAAGCGGGCAGCAGCGATCGCTCAACAAGGGGGGAGCCAGCTTGCTGCGATCGCCAGTGCCGAAACGGGGGTCTTTCAAATTACGGCCCCAAATTCCACCGATGTAGGGGATGGCGGCAGCTACGACACCAGCACGATTGAAAAAGACATGACTGCAGTAATTTCAGTTAGCTTCCGCTTGAATTAA
- a CDS encoding HEAT repeat domain-containing protein, which produces MDLGQIEAKLRSSDVQERIRAMTALRAYAPAVAVPLLRGCSQDPEFVVRSLAAMTLGHKRTPESFALLQGLLHDDADANVRAESANAIAAFGETALPDLMRSFREDQHWLVRLSILAALQALNQPQILFDSAVLAIADTDLSVREAAIDLLATFAGSPMQTFALDKLLPLARSEHWQLRAHLARALHCFDQHQARETLQVLRQDDNHHVVAAVLEGSVRPSPSLG; this is translated from the coding sequence ATGGACTTAGGACAAATCGAAGCAAAGCTGCGGAGCAGTGACGTCCAAGAGCGGATTCGGGCGATGACAGCGCTGCGAGCGTACGCACCGGCTGTGGCGGTGCCGCTGTTGCGAGGCTGCAGCCAAGACCCTGAATTTGTGGTGCGATCGCTGGCGGCTATGACCTTGGGCCACAAGCGCACGCCTGAGAGTTTTGCCCTTTTGCAAGGACTGCTGCACGATGACGCCGACGCCAATGTGCGGGCTGAGTCGGCTAATGCGATCGCGGCGTTTGGCGAGACTGCGCTACCAGACCTGATGCGATCGTTTCGGGAGGATCAGCATTGGCTGGTGCGCTTGAGTATTTTGGCGGCGTTGCAGGCGCTCAATCAGCCGCAGATCCTGTTTGATAGCGCGGTTTTGGCGATCGCGGATACTGACCTCAGCGTCCGGGAAGCGGCGATCGATCTACTGGCAACCTTTGCAGGCAGCCCGATGCAGACCTTTGCCCTCGACAAACTGCTGCCGTTGGCGCGATCGGAACATTGGCAGCTACGGGCTCATCTGGCGCGAGCGCTGCACTGTTTCGACCAGCACCAAGCCCGTGAAACGCTGCAAGTCCTGCGGCAGGACGACAACCATCACGTGGTAGCTGCCGTCCTTGAGGGTTCAGTGCGGCCTAGCCCTAGCCTTGGTTAA
- the gshB gene encoding glutathione synthase produces MKLAFLIDPIAALDPTHDSTVALMEAAQLRGHEIWIGEISDLSVHVGEPLGLLRPLKIEPVQWLGDRWQVANPWFTAGEAKRRSLHDFAAVFMRKDPPVTTAYLYATYLLDLVDPKKTRVVNSPEGLRHANEKMYALQFQSVVPRTLVSSNKAEIRAFLDELRAAVLKPLGGKAGEGILFLDPGDRNFNSLVEISTQQGQLPVMVQQYLPEAKDGDKRIILVNGEPLGAVNRVPTGREFRGNMAVGGRVEAVPITDRDREICAAVAPRLRQDGLFFVGIDVIGGYLTEVNVTSPTGIREIDRLNGVSIGDQTIAALEALVNQG; encoded by the coding sequence GTGAAACTCGCATTTTTAATCGACCCGATCGCGGCACTCGATCCAACCCACGATAGTACGGTTGCGTTGATGGAAGCCGCTCAACTGCGCGGCCACGAGATCTGGATCGGTGAAATCTCCGATCTGTCGGTGCATGTGGGCGAACCGCTGGGATTGCTGCGGCCGCTCAAAATTGAGCCGGTGCAGTGGCTGGGCGATCGCTGGCAGGTAGCCAACCCTTGGTTCACGGCGGGGGAAGCGAAACGGCGATCACTGCATGATTTTGCTGCCGTGTTCATGCGCAAGGATCCGCCAGTCACCACAGCCTATCTCTACGCCACCTATCTGCTGGATTTGGTCGACCCGAAAAAGACCCGTGTGGTCAATTCGCCGGAAGGACTGCGCCACGCCAACGAGAAGATGTACGCGCTGCAGTTCCAATCGGTGGTACCGCGCACCTTGGTCAGTAGCAACAAAGCCGAGATTCGTGCTTTCTTGGATGAGCTGCGGGCAGCCGTACTCAAGCCACTCGGCGGTAAAGCAGGCGAGGGGATTCTCTTCCTCGATCCGGGCGATCGCAACTTCAATTCCCTCGTGGAAATCAGCACTCAGCAAGGGCAACTGCCGGTGATGGTGCAGCAGTACCTGCCAGAAGCGAAGGACGGCGACAAGCGGATCATTCTGGTCAACGGCGAACCGTTGGGAGCCGTCAACCGGGTGCCGACCGGACGGGAGTTTCGCGGCAACATGGCCGTGGGCGGACGGGTCGAAGCCGTGCCCATCACCGATCGCGATCGCGAGATCTGTGCGGCGGTAGCTCCGCGTCTGCGCCAAGATGGCCTGTTTTTCGTCGGCATTGACGTGATCGGCGGCTATCTAACCGAGGTCAATGTCACTAGCCCGACCGGGATTCGCGAAATCGATCGCCTCAACGGCGTCTCGATTGGTGACCAGACGATCGCGGCGCTCGAAGCCCTGGTTAACCAAGGCTAG
- the grxC gene encoding glutaredoxin 3, protein MANVEIYTWSACPFCVRAKALLTRKGVAFQEYVIDGDEAARAVMAQRANGRRSVPQIFIDDQHIGGCDDLHALDRQGGLDPLLGLSA, encoded by the coding sequence GTGGCCAACGTCGAAATTTACACTTGGAGCGCTTGCCCCTTCTGTGTTCGGGCGAAAGCGCTGCTCACTCGCAAGGGTGTGGCGTTTCAGGAATACGTGATTGACGGAGACGAAGCAGCACGAGCAGTCATGGCTCAGCGTGCGAACGGTCGCCGGAGTGTGCCGCAAATTTTCATTGATGACCAGCACATCGGTGGTTGCGACGACCTGCATGCCCTCGATCGCCAAGGTGGTCTTGATCCGCTATTGGGTCTTAGCGCGTGA
- the gatC gene encoding Asp-tRNA(Asn)/Glu-tRNA(Gln) amidotransferase subunit GatC codes for MSITLEQVHKVAHLARLALTPEEEQPFTTQLNSILEYVEQLSELPTEDVQPTTRAIEVVNVTRPDDVKPAENREELLSIAPDQEGDFFRVPQILQE; via the coding sequence ATGTCGATTACGCTCGAACAGGTTCACAAAGTTGCTCACTTGGCACGCTTGGCATTGACGCCAGAAGAAGAACAACCGTTCACGACGCAGCTCAATAGCATCTTGGAATATGTTGAGCAACTGAGTGAACTCCCCACCGAAGATGTGCAACCCACCACTCGTGCGATCGAGGTGGTCAACGTCACGCGGCCTGATGACGTGAAACCGGCTGAGAACCGCGAAGAATTGCTGAGCATTGCGCCGGATCAAGAAGGCGACTTCTTCCGCGTACCGCAGATTTTGCAGGAATAG
- a CDS encoding photosystem I assembly protein Ycf3, with protein sequence MPRTQRNDNFIDKSFTVMADLILKVLPTNKKSKEAFAYYRDGMSAQADGEYAEALENYQEALTLEEDPIDRSFILYNIALVHTSNGDHQTALDHYLQALDLNPKMPQALNNIAVIHHFLGQRSEEAGNDDEAERHYDQAAEYWTQAIRLAPNNYIEAQNWLKTTGRSKVDVYF encoded by the coding sequence ATGCCGAGAACACAGCGCAACGACAACTTCATCGACAAGTCTTTTACGGTGATGGCAGACCTGATTCTCAAGGTGTTGCCGACCAACAAGAAGTCTAAGGAAGCGTTTGCCTACTATCGCGATGGTATGTCGGCGCAGGCCGATGGCGAATACGCCGAAGCGCTGGAGAACTATCAAGAGGCGCTGACGCTGGAAGAAGATCCGATCGATCGCAGCTTCATCCTCTACAACATTGCACTGGTACACACCAGCAACGGTGATCACCAAACGGCGCTGGATCATTACCTGCAGGCCTTGGATCTGAATCCGAAAATGCCGCAGGCACTCAACAATATTGCGGTGATTCACCACTTCCTCGGTCAGCGATCGGAGGAAGCAGGCAACGATGATGAAGCCGAACGCCACTACGATCAAGCGGCAGAATATTGGACCCAAGCGATTCGCCTCGCGCCCAACAACTACATCGAGGCTCAGAACTGGCTGAAAACAACTGGCCGTTCTAAAGTTGACGTTTACTTCTAG
- a CDS encoding DUF3288 family protein: protein MSDTAKDQEHPLWRSDRTTVDSLLVGEATDFNLCELARLKIRYQGFPGARDIQRDLEKALQRWQLDEASLFERTREIHQRGGIYQGRNKDQDDWS, encoded by the coding sequence ATGAGCGACACGGCCAAAGATCAAGAACATCCCCTCTGGCGATCGGATCGCACCACGGTCGATAGCCTGCTGGTGGGTGAAGCGACGGACTTCAACCTTTGCGAGCTGGCTCGCCTCAAAATTCGCTATCAAGGCTTTCCCGGTGCGCGGGATATCCAGCGAGATTTGGAGAAGGCCCTGCAGCGCTGGCAGTTGGATGAAGCTAGCCTGTTTGAACGCACCCGAGAAATCCATCAACGTGGCGGCATATATCAAGGCCGTAACAAGGATCAGGATGATTGGAGTTGA
- a CDS encoding HigA family addiction module antitoxin: MTMLMHNPPHPGEIIKELCLEPLGISITEAAAALGVSRKTLSAILNGHAGISPEMAIRLDSPLPLTPRQRAG, from the coding sequence ATGACTATGCTGATGCACAATCCTCCGCATCCTGGAGAGATTATCAAAGAGCTATGTCTTGAACCGTTGGGCATCTCGATCACTGAAGCAGCTGCAGCGCTCGGTGTCAGTCGGAAAACGCTGAGTGCCATTTTGAATGGTCATGCAGGAATTAGCCCTGAAATGGCAATTCGACTCGACTCTCCATTACCTTTGACACCTCGGCAGAGAGCTGGATGA
- a CDS encoding heavy metal translocating P-type ATPase translates to MPAAIVHSADPSSTSILVEVEGMKCAGCVAAVERRLQQTAGVEAVSVNLITRLAKVDYDAALIEDPTVLTTEITGLGFRAQLRQDDNPLTLPIAEIPPLQQQRLQLAIAAFLLIVSSWGHLGHWLDHPLPGTDQLWFHALLAIWALLGPGRSILQAGWQGLRCGAPNMNSLVLLGTGSAYLASLVALLWPQLGWVCFLDEPVMLLGFILLGRTLEEQARFRSQAALQNLLALQPETTQLLTAPSSIAPQDLLEAPAQIWPVAQLRAGDYVQVLPGVRIPVDGCIVAGQSTLDTAMLTGEPLPQPCQVGDRVCAGTLNLSHRLVIRAEQTGSQTRLAAIVRCVAEAQQRKAPVQRFADAIAGRFVYGVCAIAALTFGFWATLGSRWWPQVLQQPLPGLLIHAPHHGMEMAHPHSHSPLLLALTLAISVLVVACPCALGLATPTAILVATGLAAEQGILVRGGDVLEQLARIKHFVFDKTGTLTQGQFELIEIQPLADVDPDRLLQWAAALEADSRHPLATALQTAAQAANLAPIAASDRQQVPGLGVSGTCDGRSLRLGNPTWVQVATAKLPTGSAAATSIWLADDQQLLACFWLQDQPRPEAAEVVQALRSRGATVQILSGDRQTTAVALAQQLGLESETVVAEVLPEDKAAAIAALQSQGDAVAMIGDGINDAPALATAAVGISLAAGSDIAQDSAGLLLSRDRLDSVLVAWNLSQMGLRTIRQNLTWALGYNVVMLPLAAGAFLPAYGLALTPAIAGACMAVSSLAVVSNSLLLRYWFRRSLNHSVSV, encoded by the coding sequence ATGCCTGCTGCGATCGTCCATTCCGCTGATCCTTCATCCACATCAATTCTGGTGGAAGTGGAAGGGATGAAATGTGCAGGCTGTGTCGCAGCAGTGGAACGCCGCTTGCAACAGACCGCAGGTGTGGAAGCGGTCAGCGTCAATTTAATTACGCGCCTTGCCAAAGTTGATTACGATGCGGCACTGATTGAGGACCCAACTGTCCTAACAACGGAAATCACCGGCTTGGGCTTTCGGGCGCAGTTGCGGCAGGACGACAATCCGCTGACGCTGCCGATCGCTGAGATCCCACCCCTGCAACAGCAGCGCTTACAACTGGCGATCGCGGCTTTTCTCCTGATTGTTTCCAGTTGGGGGCACCTGGGGCACTGGCTCGACCATCCCTTGCCGGGCACCGATCAGCTGTGGTTTCACGCGTTGCTGGCGATTTGGGCCTTGCTAGGGCCGGGACGCAGCATTTTGCAAGCGGGCTGGCAGGGCTTGCGCTGTGGCGCACCGAATATGAATAGCTTGGTGCTGCTGGGCACCGGTAGTGCTTATCTGGCAAGTTTGGTGGCGTTGCTCTGGCCGCAGCTAGGCTGGGTCTGTTTTCTTGATGAGCCCGTGATGTTGCTGGGCTTCATTTTGCTGGGGCGAACCTTGGAGGAGCAGGCACGTTTCCGCAGTCAGGCTGCTTTGCAAAACCTTTTGGCTTTGCAACCAGAAACGACGCAGTTGCTGACAGCACCCAGCTCGATCGCTCCCCAAGATCTCCTCGAAGCACCGGCTCAGATTTGGCCGGTCGCCCAATTGCGGGCGGGTGACTACGTCCAGGTGCTGCCCGGCGTTCGCATTCCGGTGGATGGTTGCATCGTTGCAGGCCAGAGCACTTTGGATACAGCGATGCTGACGGGAGAACCACTACCGCAACCTTGTCAGGTGGGCGATCGCGTCTGCGCAGGGACGCTGAACCTCAGCCACCGCTTGGTGATTCGGGCCGAACAAACTGGTAGTCAAACTCGACTGGCGGCAATCGTGCGGTGTGTGGCGGAGGCACAGCAACGGAAAGCCCCAGTCCAGCGGTTTGCGGATGCGATCGCGGGTCGCTTCGTCTACGGCGTTTGTGCGATCGCGGCGCTGACCTTTGGCTTTTGGGCAACGCTGGGCAGCCGCTGGTGGCCGCAGGTTCTGCAGCAGCCTTTACCGGGTCTGCTAATCCACGCGCCCCATCACGGCATGGAAATGGCGCACCCCCACAGTCATTCACCGCTGCTGCTGGCGCTGACCTTGGCGATTAGTGTGTTGGTCGTAGCTTGTCCTTGTGCCCTAGGTTTAGCCACGCCGACGGCCATCCTCGTCGCAACAGGACTTGCCGCTGAACAGGGCATCTTGGTGCGCGGTGGTGATGTGCTAGAACAGTTGGCGCGAATTAAGCACTTTGTCTTCGATAAAACTGGAACCCTGACCCAAGGTCAATTTGAGCTGATCGAGATTCAACCCCTAGCGGATGTGGATCCCGATCGCCTCCTGCAATGGGCCGCTGCCTTAGAAGCTGATAGTCGACATCCTCTGGCGACCGCCCTACAAACAGCAGCTCAGGCAGCGAATCTGGCACCGATCGCAGCCAGCGATCGCCAGCAAGTGCCGGGTTTGGGCGTCAGCGGGACTTGTGACGGGCGATCACTGCGTCTGGGCAATCCCACTTGGGTACAAGTCGCTACAGCCAAGTTACCGACTGGTTCTGCTGCTGCAACATCAATCTGGCTGGCTGATGATCAGCAACTCCTGGCCTGCTTCTGGCTGCAAGATCAACCGCGCCCCGAAGCGGCAGAAGTTGTCCAAGCCCTGCGATCGCGGGGGGCAACCGTGCAAATCCTTAGTGGCGATCGCCAAACAACAGCCGTGGCCCTCGCTCAGCAGCTTGGACTTGAATCGGAGACTGTAGTTGCAGAAGTGCTGCCCGAAGATAAAGCGGCGGCGATTGCTGCTCTCCAATCACAAGGCGATGCTGTGGCCATGATCGGTGATGGCATTAATGACGCACCCGCCCTTGCGACTGCCGCAGTCGGGATCAGTCTGGCCGCCGGCAGCGACATTGCCCAAGACAGTGCGGGCTTACTGCTCAGCCGCGATCGCCTTGATAGCGTTCTGGTGGCTTGGAATTTGAGCCAAATGGGACTGCGGACGATTCGCCAAAACCTAACTTGGGCGCTGGGCTACAACGTGGTGATGTTGCCTTTGGCAGCGGGTGCCTTCTTGCCGGCCTACGGTCTAGCACTGACCCCCGCGATCGCCGGGGCTTGTATGGCTGTCAGTTCCCTCGCCGTTGTTAGTAATTCGCTATTGCTGCGCTACTGGTTCCGGCGATCGCTCAACCATTCAGTTTCTGTCTGA
- the atpC gene encoding ATP synthase F1 subunit epsilon has product MSLTVRVIAPDRTVWDAPAQEVILPSTTGQLGILPGHAPLLSALDTGVLRVRADKEWLAIAVLGGFAEVENNEVTVLVNAAERGDKIDLEEARAAFSQADERLKGVKEDDRQGKFQATQAYRRARARLQAAGGLVSV; this is encoded by the coding sequence ATGAGCCTGACTGTCCGCGTCATTGCTCCCGACCGAACGGTTTGGGACGCGCCTGCCCAAGAAGTCATTCTGCCTAGCACCACCGGTCAACTCGGTATCTTGCCGGGTCACGCCCCTTTGCTCTCTGCCTTGGACACCGGTGTGTTGCGGGTGCGAGCTGACAAAGAGTGGCTGGCGATCGCTGTTTTAGGCGGCTTCGCTGAAGTTGAAAACAACGAAGTTACGGTGTTGGTCAACGCTGCTGAACGGGGCGACAAGATCGACCTCGAAGAAGCCCGTGCCGCCTTTAGTCAGGCTGATGAACGCTTGAAAGGCGTCAAAGAAGACGATCGCCAAGGCAAGTTCCAAGCAACGCAAGCCTACCGTCGGGCACGGGCACGCTTGCAGGCTGCGGGTGGTCTAGTCAGCGTTTGA
- the atpD gene encoding F0F1 ATP synthase subunit beta: MVTTTEKTNIGYIRQVIGPVVDVEFPAGKLPQIYNALVIKGKNEAGQDLSVTCEVQQLLGDRKVRAVSMSTTDGLVRGLEVIDTGAPISVPVGEATLGRIFNVLGEPVDELGPVNAATTSPIHRDAPKLTDLETKPKVFETGIKVIDLLAPYRQGGKIGLFGGAGVGKTVLIQELINNIAKEHGGVSVFGGVGERTREGNDLYQEFKESGVIDEKNIANSKVALVYGQMNEPPGARMRVGLSALTMAEHFRDVNKQDVLLFIDNIFRFVQAGSEVSALLGRMPSAVGYQPTLGTDVGQLQERITSTLEGSITSIQAVYVPADDLTDPAPATTFAHLDATTVLSRGLASKGIYPAVDPLDSTSTMLQPSIVGEEHYRTARAVQSTLQRYKELQDIIAILGLDELSEEDRQTVARARKIEKFLSQPFFVAEVFTGSPGKYVKLEDTISGFNRILNGELDDLPEQAFYLVGDIQEAIEKGAKLKAES, encoded by the coding sequence ATGGTCACCACTACTGAGAAGACAAATATTGGCTACATCCGGCAGGTCATCGGCCCTGTCGTCGACGTAGAGTTCCCTGCGGGCAAATTGCCGCAGATCTACAACGCGCTTGTCATCAAGGGCAAAAACGAAGCCGGTCAAGACCTGTCGGTGACCTGTGAAGTGCAACAGCTTCTGGGCGATCGCAAGGTTCGTGCCGTTTCGATGAGCACGACTGACGGGTTGGTTCGTGGTTTGGAAGTCATCGACACTGGCGCTCCGATCAGCGTGCCGGTCGGTGAAGCCACCCTCGGCCGTATCTTCAACGTCCTCGGCGAACCGGTGGACGAACTGGGCCCGGTCAACGCTGCGACAACCTCGCCGATTCACCGCGATGCTCCGAAACTGACGGACTTGGAGACCAAGCCCAAAGTTTTTGAAACCGGCATTAAGGTCATCGACTTGCTGGCTCCCTATCGTCAGGGCGGCAAAATCGGCCTGTTCGGCGGTGCCGGTGTTGGCAAAACCGTCTTGATCCAAGAGCTGATCAACAACATTGCGAAAGAACACGGCGGTGTGTCGGTGTTCGGCGGCGTGGGTGAACGCACCCGCGAAGGCAATGACCTCTACCAAGAGTTCAAAGAGTCGGGCGTTATCGACGAGAAAAATATCGCCAACTCGAAAGTGGCCTTGGTCTATGGTCAGATGAACGAGCCGCCCGGGGCACGGATGCGTGTCGGTCTGTCGGCGTTGACCATGGCGGAGCACTTCCGCGACGTCAACAAGCAAGACGTGTTGCTGTTCATCGACAACATCTTCCGCTTCGTGCAAGCCGGTTCGGAAGTGTCGGCACTACTAGGGCGGATGCCTTCTGCGGTGGGCTATCAACCGACCTTGGGCACCGACGTTGGTCAGCTGCAAGAGCGGATCACCTCAACCCTTGAAGGTTCCATCACCTCGATCCAAGCGGTCTACGTTCCTGCGGACGACTTGACTGACCCGGCACCAGCTACCACCTTTGCCCACTTGGACGCAACCACTGTGTTGTCTCGGGGTCTGGCTTCGAAAGGGATCTATCCGGCGGTTGACCCGTTGGATTCGACCTCGACGATGCTGCAACCCTCGATCGTGGGTGAAGAGCACTACCGGACGGCGCGTGCGGTGCAGTCGACCCTGCAACGCTACAAAGAGCTGCAAGACATCATCGCGATCTTGGGCTTGGATGAGCTGTCGGAAGAAGACCGTCAGACCGTGGCACGGGCTCGTAAGATCGAGAAGTTCCTGTCGCAACCCTTCTTCGTGGCTGAAGTGTTTACCGGTTCGCCTGGTAAGTACGTGAAGCTGGAAGACACGATCAGTGGCTTCAACCGCATCCTCAACGGCGAGTTGGATGACCTGCCGGAGCAAGCCTTCTACTTGGTGGGCGATATCCAAGAAGCCATCGAAAAAGGCGCCAAGCTGAAAGCTGAATCCTAG
- the groES gene encoding co-chaperone GroES codes for MAAVSLSVSTVTPLGDRVFVKVAEAEEKTAGGIILPDNAKEKPQVGEIVAVGPGKRNDDGSRQAPEVKIGDKVLYSKYAGTDIKLGNDDYVLLSEKDILAVVA; via the coding sequence ATGGCAGCTGTATCTCTGAGTGTTTCGACCGTGACGCCCCTGGGCGATCGCGTTTTTGTGAAAGTCGCTGAAGCCGAAGAAAAAACTGCTGGCGGCATCATCCTGCCCGATAACGCTAAAGAGAAGCCCCAAGTCGGCGAAATCGTGGCAGTTGGCCCTGGCAAACGCAACGACGACGGCAGCCGCCAAGCGCCTGAAGTCAAAATCGGCGACAAAGTTCTCTACTCCAAGTACGCCGGTACTGACATCAAACTCGGCAACGACGACTACGTGTTGCTGTCCGAGAAAGACATCTTGGCCGTTGTTGCCTAG
- the groL gene encoding chaperonin GroEL (60 kDa chaperone family; promotes refolding of misfolded polypeptides especially under stressful conditions; forms two stacked rings of heptamers to form a barrel-shaped 14mer; ends can be capped by GroES; misfolded proteins enter the barrel where they are refolded when GroES binds) codes for MAKRIIYNENARRALEKGIDILAEAVAVTLGPKGRNVVLEKKFGAPQIINDGVTIAKEIELEDHIENTGVALIRQAASKTNDAAGDGTTTATVLAHAVVKEGLRNVAAGANAILLKRGIDKATNFLVEQIKSHARPVEDSKSIAQVGAISAGNDFEVGQMIADAMDKVGKEGVISLEEGKSMTTELEVTEGMRFDKGYISPYFATDTERMEAVFDEPFILITDKKIGLVQDLVPVLEQVARAGRPLVIIAEDIEKEALATLVVNRLRGVLNVAAVKAPGFGDRRKAMLEDIAVLTGGQLITEDAGLKLDTTKLDQLGKARRITITKDNTTIVAEGNEAAVKARVDQIRRQIEETESSYDKEKLQERLAKLSGGVAVVKVGAATETEMKDRKLRLEDAINATKAAVEEGIVPGGGTTLAHLAPQLEEWATANLSGEELTGAQIVARALTAPLKRIAENAGLNGAVISERVKELPFDEGYDASNNQFVNMFTAGIVDPAKVTRSALQNAASIAAMVLTTECIVVDKPEPKEKAPAGAGGGMGDFDY; via the coding sequence ATGGCTAAACGGATCATTTACAACGAAAACGCCCGTCGCGCCCTTGAAAAAGGCATCGACATTCTGGCGGAAGCCGTTGCAGTCACCCTCGGCCCCAAAGGTCGCAACGTTGTTCTTGAGAAAAAGTTCGGCGCACCGCAAATCATCAATGACGGTGTGACGATCGCCAAAGAAATCGAACTGGAAGACCACATCGAAAACACCGGTGTGGCGCTGATTCGTCAAGCCGCTTCCAAAACCAACGACGCAGCCGGTGACGGCACCACCACCGCAACCGTCTTGGCGCACGCTGTGGTCAAAGAAGGTCTGCGTAACGTGGCTGCTGGCGCTAACGCCATTTTGCTGAAGCGCGGGATCGACAAAGCCACCAACTTCTTGGTTGAGCAAATCAAGTCCCACGCTCGTCCGGTCGAAGACTCCAAGTCGATCGCCCAAGTCGGTGCAATCTCGGCTGGCAACGACTTTGAAGTCGGCCAAATGATCGCCGATGCTATGGACAAAGTCGGCAAAGAAGGCGTCATCTCGCTGGAAGAAGGCAAATCGATGACCACCGAACTGGAGGTCACCGAAGGGATGCGTTTCGACAAGGGCTACATCTCGCCCTACTTTGCCACCGACACCGAGCGGATGGAAGCCGTCTTTGACGAGCCCTTCATCTTGATCACCGACAAGAAAATCGGTTTGGTTCAAGACTTGGTGCCCGTGCTGGAGCAAGTGGCTCGCGCTGGCCGTCCGCTGGTGATCATCGCCGAGGACATCGAGAAAGAAGCCCTCGCCACCTTGGTCGTCAACCGTCTGCGTGGCGTGCTCAACGTTGCTGCAGTCAAAGCGCCTGGTTTCGGCGATCGCCGCAAAGCCATGCTGGAAGACATTGCTGTCCTGACTGGTGGTCAACTGATCACTGAAGACGCAGGTCTGAAGCTGGATACCACCAAGCTTGATCAGCTGGGTAAAGCCCGCCGGATCACGATCACCAAAGACAACACCACGATCGTGGCTGAAGGCAACGAAGCGGCTGTGAAGGCCCGCGTTGACCAAATCCGTCGCCAAATCGAAGAAACTGAGTCGTCCTACGACAAAGAGAAGCTGCAAGAGCGCTTGGCTAAGCTCTCCGGTGGCGTTGCAGTCGTCAAAGTTGGCGCGGCAACCGAAACTGAAATGAAAGACCGCAAACTGCGTCTGGAAGATGCGATCAACGCCACCAAAGCGGCGGTTGAAGAAGGCATCGTCCCTGGTGGCGGCACCACCTTGGCGCACCTCGCTCCTCAGCTGGAAGAGTGGGCAACCGCTAACCTCAGCGGTGAAGAGCTGACCGGCGCTCAAATCGTGGCTCGTGCCTTGACGGCTCCGCTGAAGCGGATTGCTGAAAACGCTGGCCTCAACGGTGCTGTGATCTCCGAGCGCGTCAAAGAACTGCCCTTCGACGAAGGCTACGACGCCTCCAACAACCAGTTCGTGAATATGTTCACGGCTGGCATCGTTGACCCGGCCAAAGTGACTCGTAGTGCCCTGCAAAACGCAGCTTCGATCGCAGCCATGGTGCTGACGACCGAGTGCATTGTGGTCGACAAACCGGAACCGAAAGAAAAAGCCCCGGCTGGTGCTGGCGGCGGCATGGGCGACTTCGACTACTAA